In Limanda limanda chromosome 21, fLimLim1.1, whole genome shotgun sequence, a genomic segment contains:
- the LOC133027493 gene encoding CDP-diacylglycerol--glycerol-3-phosphate 3-phosphatidyltransferase, mitochondrial, whose translation MAAPMSWRRLVHSVYSPAIAGVFTRISDRLFRARDRRGGSSVLLLAPLLAEADPAPYHVTRPTGLAGAQGSADGLCGHFKWMAEHVPAFRVPGTRIHILRSPDQFYQTMKARIKTARRRVVMASLYLGTGQLEQELVDCMEEALKRSQDQSHSPDLKVSILLDYTRGSRGQINSRTMLLPLLQRFTSQMRVSLYHTPDLRGLLRMLVPQRFNETIGVQHIKVYLFDDSVIISGANLSDSYFTNRQDRYVLLENCREVADFFSDLVEAVGDVSLQLQPDDSVNMVEGMVHPYKGNRQDFSAAARERIMEVMNTAHTRQRVLNRWEESEDEGMSDGEEDTWVFPLVQMRPLGIQVDEQVTQRLLTDAGPDSTVFLTSGYFNLTRAYMRLVLGAGTNYRILTASPEVNGFFGAKGVAGAIPAAYVHIARQFYSQVCQLGQQERVHLHEYHRPLWTFHAKGLWYYLQGQNRPCLTLIGSPNFGYRSVHRDLEAQIAIVTENEELQSQLQEEQETLYQRSSEVSSSTFERPDRHVQLWVKLVTPLIKNFF comes from the exons ctcctccgtGCTGCTGCTCGCTCCCCTGCTGGCCGAAGCCGACCCGGCCCCGTACCACGTCACAAGGCCCACAGGGTTAGCCGGAGCTCAGGGCAGCGCAGACGGCCTCTGCGGCCACTTCAAATGGATGGCAGAGCACGTTCCCGCCTTCAGGGTGCCGGGAACCCGCATCCACATTCTCAGGTCACCCGACCAGTTCTACCAGACCATGAAG GCACGAATCAAGACCGCGAGGAGGCGAGTGGTGATGGCCTCCTTGTATCTGGGAACAGgtcagctggagcaggagctg GTGGACTGTATGGAGGAAGCTCTCAAGCGCTCACAGGACCAAAGTCACTCCCCTGACCTGAAGGTGTCCATTCTGCTGGACTACACCCGCGGCTCACGAG GGCAGATCAACTCCAGGACCATGCTGCTGCCCCTGCTGCAGCGCTTCACCTCTCAGATGCGCGTCTCCCTGTACCACACGCCGGACCTGAGGGGGCTGCTGCGGATGCTCGTGCCCCAGCGCTTCAACGAGACCATCGGCGTCCAGCACATCAAAGTCTACCTGTTCGACGACAGCGTCATCATCAGCGG GGCCAACCTGAGCGACTCGTACTTCACCAACAGACAGGACCGCTACGTGCTGCTGGAGAACTGCAGGGAGGTCGCCGACTTCTTCTCCGACCTGGTGGAGGCTGTGGGGGATGTTtccctgcagctgcagcccGACGACTCGGTCAACATGGTAGAGGGCATGGTGCATCCGTACAAAG GCAACAGACAGGACTTCTCAGCAGCGGCGAGGGAACGCATCATGGAGGTCATGAACACGGCCCACACCAGGCAGCGGGTCCTGAACCGGTGGGAGGAGTCTGAGGACGAGGGGATGAGCGACGGGGAGGAGGACACGTGGGTGTTCCCTCTGGTGCAGATGAGACCCCTGGGCATCCAGGTGGACGAGCAGGTCACACAG CGCTTGCTGACAGACGCGGGGCCCGACTCCACCGTGTTCCTGACGTCCGGCTACTTCAACCTGACGCGGGCCTACATGCGGCTGGTGCTCGGAGCCGGGACCAACTACCGCATCCTCACCGCCTCCCCCGAGGTCAACGGCTTCTTCGGGGCGAAGGGCGTCGCCGGAGCGATCCCCGCCGCGTACGTCCACATCGCCAGGCAGTTTTACAGCCAGGTGTGCCAGCTGGGCCAACAGGAGAGGGTTCACCTGCACGAGTACCACAGGCCGCTGTGGACGTTCCACGCCAAAG GTCTGTGGTATTACCTCCAGGGGCAGAACCGGCCTTGCCTCACTCTAATTGGCTCGCCCAATTTCGGTTACCGCTCGGTTCACCGTGACCTGGAGGCCCAAATCGCCATAGTTACAGAgaatgaggagctgcagagccAGCTGCAGGAG GAGCAGGAGACGTTGTACCAGCGCTCCAGCGAAGTGTCCAGCTCCACGTTCGAGCGGCCGGACCGCCACGTCCAGCTGTGGGTGAAGCTCGTCACTCCCCTCATCAAGAACTTCTTCTGA
- the LOC133027494 gene encoding cytohesin-1-like, which translates to MVLKSEDGVVPDDLSPEERQELESIRRKKQELLQDIQRLKDEIAEVTNEIDNLGLTEERKSMQRNKQMAMGRKKFNMDPKKGIRFLVDSSLLKNTSDDIAQFLYKGEGLNKTAIGDYLGERDDFNIEVLHAFLDLHEFSDLHLVQALRQFLWSFRLPGEAQKIDRMMEAFAQRYCHCNPGVFQSTDTCYVLSFAVIMLNTSLHNPNVKDKPPVQRFTAMNRGINDGGDLPEELLRNLYDSIKNEPFKIPEDDGNDLTHTFFNPDREGWLLKLGGGRVKTWKRRWFILTDNCLYYFEYTTDKEPRGIIPLENLSIREVDDSKKPNCFELYIPNHKDQVIKACKTEADGRVVEGNHTFYRISAPTTEEKDEWITSIKAAISKDPFYEMLAARKKKVSSLKGL; encoded by the exons ATGGTGCTGAAGTCGGAGGACGGAGTCG TTCCTGATGACCTCAGtccagaggagagacaggagctgGAGAGCATCCGCCGCAAAAAACAAGAGCTGCTACAGGACATACAA AGACTGAAGGATGAGATAGCAGAGGTGACCAATGAGATTGACAACCTGGGCCTGACTGAAGAGAG GAAAAGTATGCAGCGGAACAAACAGATGGCCATGGGCCGAAAGAAGTTCAACATGGACCCAAAGAAG GGCATCCGCTTCTTGGTGGACAGCTCCCTGCTGAAAAACACCAGCGACGACATCGCTCAGTTCCTCTACAAGGGCGAGGGGCTGAATAAGACGGCCATCGGGGACTACCTGGGGGAGCG AGATGACTTCAACATCGAGGTTCTGCACGCCTTCCTGGACCTGCACGAGTTCTCGGACCTGCACCTGGTTCAGGCGCTCAGGCAGTTCCTGTGGAGCTTCAGGCTGCCCGGCGAAGCTCAGAAGATCGACCGCATGATGGAGGCGTTCGCCCAGCGATACTGTCACTGTAACCCTGGAGTGTTTCAGAGCACAg ATACCTGTTATGTGTTGTCGTTTGCTGTGATCATGTTGAACACCAGTCTACACAACCCTAACGTGAAGGACAAACCGCCGGTTCAGAGATTCACAGCCATGAACAGAGGCATTAATGACGGAGGAGATCTGccagaggagctgctcagg AATCTGTACGACAGCATCAAGAACGAACCCTTTAAGATCCCAGAGGATGATGGGAAcgacctcacacacactttcttcaACCCCGACAGAGAAGGCTGGCTCCTGAAACTCG GAG GTGGACGAGTTAAGACCTGGAAGAGACGCTGGTTTATCCTCACAGATAACTGCCTCTACTACTTTGAATACACCACA GATAAAGAACCCAGAGGAATTATTCCACTGGAAAATCTGAGCATCAGAGAAGTTGATGACTCTAAGAAACCG AACTGCTTCGAGCTCTACATCCCCAACCACAAGGATCAGGTGATCAAGGCCTGCAAGACGGAGGCGGACGGCCGCGTCGTGGAAGGAAACCACACTTTTTACCGAATCTCCGCCCCGACCACGGAGGAGAAGGACGAGTGGATCACCAGCATCAA GGCTGCCATCAGCAAAGACCCGTTCTACGAGATGCTGGCTGCTCGGAAGAAGAAGGTGTCGTCTCTGAAGGGGCTGTAG